The sequence TATGTGGTAAAACAAGACAAGATCCGTATTATACTGACCACTGCACTTAACTCTTCTTCTCCAATCGGGGAACATGTGAAAAAACATGGAGACGGAATAAAAGTAGTTGCTTTGTGGGTGGAGGATGCCAAAAGTGCATTTGAAGAAACTACCAAACGTGGAGCAAAGCCATTTATGGAACCTACCGTTACTACAGATGAACACGGAGAAGCAATCCAAGCTGGTGTTTTTGTATATGGTGAAACAGTTTTTATGTTTACAGAACGTAAAAATTATAAAGGAATCTTTTTACCTGGATTTACGAAATGGGAATCAGACTATAATCCGGAACCTGTTGGTCTGAAATTTATTGATCATATGGTTGGAAATGTAGGATGGAACGAAATGGATACATGGGTAAAATGGTTTGAAGATGTAATGGGATTTGTTAATTTCTTATCTTTTGACGATAAACAGGTTTCTACTGAATATTCTGCCCTAATGTCAAAAGTTATGGCAAATGGTAATGGAAGAATTAAGTTCCCGATTAACGAGCCTGCTGAAGGTAAAAAGCGTTCTCAAATAGAAGAGTACTTGGATTTTTATGAAGACGCCGGTGTACAGCATTTAGCTTTGGCTACCGATGATATTATTAAAACGGTAGAAGAAATGAAAAAAAGAGGTGTAGAGTTCCTATCCGTTCCGCCACAGGCATATTATGATGCTATACCGGATCGCATCAAAGCTCATGCCGACAATTTCAAGGAAGATTTAAATGAATTGCAAAAACTGGGAATTCTGATTGATGCTGACGAAGAAGGTTATTTGTTACAGATATTTACCAAACCGATTCAGGATAGACCTACATTCTTTTTCGAAATTATTCAAAGAATGGGAGCTAGAGGTTTTGGTGCAGGAAACTTCAAGGCTCTTTTTGAATCAATTGAAAGAGAACAGGAACGCAGAGGTACCTTGTAATGTATAATGTGTAATTTTAGTTTAATATATACAAAGCCCTAAATCTTTTAAGGGCTTTGTTATTAATGACAAACCTTCGGACTAATACTCATAAATTGATAAAAAATGGATGCCGGATTAAATAAAAGACAATCGATAGGATATCTGGATTTTGATGATAAATCTGGAAATAGGATAAATAGCAATACGCTGCTGGAAGATTACTATAAAATCATTTATATGGAGAAAAACGGTAGCATTATTGTGGATTTGGTAGAGTACAGCTTTACAGAAAACGTCTTGCTTTTCTTCAGTATTGGTCAGCATTTTCAAATATCCAAGGAATCTAGAGGAAGTATTATTTATTTCAATCCTGATTTTTATTGCATAGCTTTCCATGATAAAGAGCTTGCCTGTGACGGGCTCCTTTTTGATAATGTATTCGAGATGCCTTATCTAAATTTGTCGACGAATCTGGACATACTTTTCTTAAAACTAATCTCGTCTATAAAAAGAGAAATTAATCAAAAAGATTTTTGGGCTGAAGAAATGATAAAAACATACATCAAACAAATAATCATTTCAGCAACCAGAACTTTGATAAAATCAAATAATGATAGTCAAATCATTTCATATGATAAGGAGTTAGCTAGAAAATTCAGTCAATTGGTCGAGCTTCATTATCGAAAGCACCATAATGTCTCTGACTATGCAAATATGCTGAATATCACACCTAAAAACCTCAATAAAAAAATTGTATCTGAAAAACAGGTAGCACCAAGCATCATTATTAAGCAAAGAATTATTCTTCAGGCTAAAAGGTTACTTGCCAATACAACCTTAAGCATTAAAGAAATTGCTGATTATCTCGGGTATGAAGACTACTCCTATTTTGTGCGATTTTTCAAATCACAAACGGGTCTGCCACCTCTTTCTTTCCGAAACGCTCTTTAAAGTGTTCGTTAAAGGAAAAAAGTCCTATTAAGAATGAAGTATATGCATTGATGACACGTTTTTTAGATAGTAATTTTGTCAAGTAATTTAAAACAAATTTAAAAATGAAAGCAAAAGTAACAGCTAAGTGGCAAGGTAATTTTAAAAATGGAAGCGGTAATTTCGATGCAGCACATTCAGCCATTGGAAGCAGTGTTTTTAAACACAATAAATCTGAAGGAGAAAATACCGCTACAAATCCAGAAGAATTGATGGCCGCAGCACACGCTGCATGTTATACAATGACGTTAAACTATATACTTACAAGCAAAGGGATTGAGGCAGAATCTTTAGAAACATCTTGTACAATAACAGCAACCAGCTTCGATATTACGAACTCTGATTTGGTGCTAAATGCAAAAATATCAGGTTTAAATGAAGAAGAATTTTTAAACTATGCAGAACAAGCAAAAGCTATGTGTCCGGTAGGAAAAGCTTATAAATTAGAAGTTTCACTAGTAGCTACTCTAAATTAAGACTAATTTCGTTTATTCTTATTAAAAAAGTCACGTTTTATATTCCGTGACTTTTTTAATAATTGAATTAATAGATAGAGGAAAGGCAGATGAAAATATCTGCCTTCTTAAAAATTACCAAATCTGGATTTTAGATCTGTATCAACAATCCGAGAAGTGAAGACAGTAACAGTACACACTTCCAACAGTTTAGTCTGTTTTTCATAATCAATCAATTTAAAGATAAATTTAAAAGTATTTTGTATTTATTTATAGATGTATTGCCTCACCTAAGGCATCTTCAATAGCATCTTTTATGGCTTCACTCATAGTTGGATGTGGAAAGATAGTATCCAATTGCTCGTGCCATGTTGTTTCCAATTTACGCGCAGTTGTGGTTTGAGCTATCAACTCCGTTACATTATAGCCAATCATATGCGTTCCAATCCATTCTCCATACTTGGCATCAAAAATCACTTTTACAAAACTATTAATTAAGTCAATACAAAATCACAAATAATGTACAACTAACACCATTTATTAAAAAATGAAAAAAATTTTTGTCGCAATTGCTCTACTATCCATTTTTGGAGCCACGGAATTGAAGGCTCAATATGCTTCTGAATATGACGGCGGTTTGGTCGTTAAATTAAATCCAGAAGGAAGTAAATATGTCCGATTTATTCTTTTGGGACAAACTTGGTTTCAGGATTACGAAGGAAAACACGCCAATGATGGATTTTCTATCAAACGAGCGCACGTTCTTGCTTATTCACAAATCAATGATCGATTTATGATTTTAACACATTTTGGTGCAAATGGAATCTATGATAATAATCTTTCTCCGATGGGAAAAAGTACAGATGTATCGTTTTTCTTGCATGAAATGTTTTTACAATATAAGGTAACAAACAATTTAGCAATTGGTGCTGGAGTTCACAATTTTGGTGGAATTTCTCGTGGAAATGGTCAAGGTTCTATCAATATGTTGACCTTAGATAATAACAGAGCTGACTGGTCAACACTTGGTTTGTCTGATCAATTTTCAAATCATTTGGGAATGTTTGCAAAAGGGCGAATTGGAAAACTGAATTATCGTTTAGCATTAAGTGATGCTATTACTAATACTTTAGATGGAAACTCTTCGACAGTTTTAGAAAACGGACAAGAAAAGTATTTAGGAAAAGCGATACTTGGAGAAGGAAAATATGCGGTTTCAGGATATTTTGATTATCAATTTTTAGATCAAGAATCAAATGCTTTACCTTATCGCGTTGGAACCTATTTAGGAACTAAAAAAGTATTTAACATCGGAGCAGGATTTTTCAATCAAAGTAATGCAATTGTCAAAAAAGAAAATGATAATTTGGTTGGAGAAAATGTAACTCATCTTGCTGTTGATGCTTTTTATGATGCGCCAATCGGAAAATCTTCTTCGATAACAGCTTATGCGAAATATCAAAATTCGGACATGGGCGAAAATTATGTACAAGGAAATGTTGTAGGAGATGGAAATCAGTTTTCTGGACATGTCGGGTATTTATTGCCTAAAAACATCAAAGAAGGAGAAGGAAAATTCCGTAATAGAATTCAGCCGTATGTAGGATATTCTTACAGAGATTTCAAAGGTCTAGTAAAGCCTGCAAACGAATTAAAATTAGGTGGAAACTGGTACATTGATGGTCAGAATGCTAAAATTTCTGTAGAATATCAAAAATCTTTCGATCAACCAAAACACATGGACGACATGATAACAATACAAGCAATGATATTATTATAAAAAAACACACAAGAATTAACACAAAAACACATTATTTATGAGCGAAACTGCTAACAAAAAAACAATCTGGAAAGTGATTGGTGCTTCCTCGATGGGAACGCTAATTGAATGGTATGACTTCTTTATTTTTGGAAGTTTAGCTGTTGTAATTTCTACTAAATTTTTCCCTGCTGACAATCCTACAGCTGCCTTTTTATCAACATTAGCAACATTTGCTGCTGGAACTATGGCAAGTAACCTTGTGATAAGTCTTCGCAACAAAGGGTTCATTCGAAAGCGTAGATAACCTTCCATTACTATTTGTCCGGCAAGCGTACCCGTAATGGTACTGCTTTGTCCGGCAGCAATCAAAGCTACAGCAAATAGTTTTGCTGTAAAATCGCTTCCGAGGTGCTGTGGCAATAATTCATAAGCCTGCTTTAGCTCTGCCACGTCGGAACGTCCGGTTTTATAAAAAACTGTAGCGGCAAGAATTAATATAGCTGCATTTACAAGCAATGCCATATTTAGAGCAATGGCACTATCCCAAAAATTGAGCTTAATTGCTTTTTTGATACTGGCATCATCACGATTAAATTTACGTGTCTGCACCAGTGCAGAGTGTAGGTATAAATTATGTGGCATTACCGTTGCACCGATAATACCGATAGCAATGTACAATGCAGTATCATTCTGTATATGTGGTATCAGTCCTGTTGCAATTTCATCTACATTAGGGTCAGCTACCCATATTTGTACAAGAAACGACATTCCTATAACGAATATCAAACCGATGATAAAGGCTTCGAGCTTGCGCATTCCCCATTTTTGCAAAGTCATCAACAGGAATGTATCTAAGGCTGTAATAGCAACACCCCAAATCAAAGGCATTCCCGTGAGCAACTGTAAACCAATTGCCATCCCCAATATTTCTGCAAGGTCTGTCGCAACAATAGCGACTTCAGCAAGTATATATAATACAAAATTTACCTTCTTAGGATAAGTTTCCCGGTTTGCCTGTGCCAAATCTCTATTTCGAACAATCCCTAACCTGGCAGACAAGCTTTGTAGCAACAAGCCCATAATACTACTCATTACTAAAACCCAGAGTAATGAGTAGCCAAATTGGCTACCACCGGCCAAGCCTGTTGCCCAGTTGCCTGGATCCATATATCCGACACTGACAAGATAAGCCGGTCCAAAAAAAGCCAAAACTCTTCGCCAGCGAGATTGACCAGGAACAGTCGTGTCTACAGAATTATGTACTTCGCTTAATGAAGATTGTGATTGTTTTTTAGCCATTTCACAAATATTTTTAGGATAAAAAACTGCCGCAAGATTTCTTGCGGCAGTCTAGCTTCTTAGTTAGAACTTCATCTTTTGAATTCGAACCGCATTTAGAATAGCTAATAAAGCTACACCTACATCTGCAAATACGGCTTCCCACATAGTGGCTAATCCTCCTGCACCGAGTATAAGCACTATTGCTTTTACTCCGAATGCCAATGCTATATTTTGAAAGACGATTTTTTTAGTCTGTTTTCCGATATTAATAGCCATTGGTATTTTGGATGGCATATCATCCTGAATGACAACATCAGCAGTTTCAATAGCGGCATCACTACCTAATCCTCCCATTGCAATCCCAGCATCACTCAACGCAATAACAGGCGCATCATTTACACCGTCTCCAACAAAAGCTACACTGCCATTTCTGGATTTTATTTCTTTAACCTTACTTACTTTGTCTTC comes from Flavobacterium sp. I3-2 and encodes:
- the hppD gene encoding 4-hydroxyphenylpyruvate dioxygenase, with the translated sequence MTNKLKSVEYGLEKIFEGAQDFLPLLGTDYVEFYVGNALQAAHYYKTAYGFQSEAYAGLETGVKDKVSYVVKQDKIRIILTTALNSSSPIGEHVKKHGDGIKVVALWVEDAKSAFEETTKRGAKPFMEPTVTTDEHGEAIQAGVFVYGETVFMFTERKNYKGIFLPGFTKWESDYNPEPVGLKFIDHMVGNVGWNEMDTWVKWFEDVMGFVNFLSFDDKQVSTEYSALMSKVMANGNGRIKFPINEPAEGKKRSQIEEYLDFYEDAGVQHLALATDDIIKTVEEMKKRGVEFLSVPPQAYYDAIPDRIKAHADNFKEDLNELQKLGILIDADEEGYLLQIFTKPIQDRPTFFFEIIQRMGARGFGAGNFKALFESIEREQERRGTL
- a CDS encoding OsmC family peroxiredoxin, whose protein sequence is MKAKVTAKWQGNFKNGSGNFDAAHSAIGSSVFKHNKSEGENTATNPEELMAAAHAACYTMTLNYILTSKGIEAESLETSCTITATSFDITNSDLVLNAKISGLNEEEFLNYAEQAKAMCPVGKAYKLEVSLVATLN
- a CDS encoding AraC family transcriptional regulator, which translates into the protein MDAGLNKRQSIGYLDFDDKSGNRINSNTLLEDYYKIIYMEKNGSIIVDLVEYSFTENVLLFFSIGQHFQISKESRGSIIYFNPDFYCIAFHDKELACDGLLFDNVFEMPYLNLSTNLDILFLKLISSIKREINQKDFWAEEMIKTYIKQIIISATRTLIKSNNDSQIISYDKELARKFSQLVELHYRKHHNVSDYANMLNITPKNLNKKIVSEKQVAPSIIIKQRIILQAKRLLANTTLSIKEIADYLGYEDYSYFVRFFKSQTGLPPLSFRNAL